The DNA segment TGCTCATCCAAGGGGAGAGCGGTACAGGCAAGGAACTCTTTGCTAGAGCCATCCACAACCACAGCGCGAGAGCGGACTGCGCATTTGTCGCGATAAATTGTGGCGCTATCCCTGAAAATCTTCTGGAAAGCGAGCTGTTCGGATATGAGTCGGGAGCGTTCACAGGAGCCAACACCAAAGGAAAGCCAGGGAAGTTCGAGCTTGCCGATGGGGGGACCTTGTTTCTAGATGAGATCGGCGATATGCCTCTCAATCTACAGGTCAAGCTCTTGAGGGTGCTGCAGGAAAGAGCCGTAGAAAGGCTAGGGTCCAGTGAACCGACCCCCATTGATGTGAGAATAATCTGTGCCACGCACAGGGATCTTGAGCTGATGGTCAAGGAAGGTGAGTTTAGGGAAGACCTGTACTACAGGATTCAAGTACTACCTGTGATGATTCCACCCCTGAGAGAGCGTACAGAGGACATACCGGATCTTGTAAAACAACTGGTGAAACGGAAAAAAGAAAGGTTATCCATCGGTCGAAACATCACGGTAAGCGATGAAGTGATGAAGATGTTCATGACCCATAGATGGACCGGAAACATCAGGGAACTTGAAAATGTGATCGAGTACTCCCTCAATATCGATACAGACGGCATCGTAACAAGTGAGGATCTGCCAAACCGCTTTTACGGGCAGGGAAGCAGAAGGAAATCGGATCGTGGATTCATGACCCTTCAGCAGATGGAGCACGATCTGATCAAGAGCGCGATAAGCCATTATGGAACCCATAAGGAAGGTATCGTTCAAATATGTAATGTTCTGGGGATTTCTAGAGCGACACTATATCGAAAAATGAAAGAAATTTAGTCTCAATATGAGATTAATCTCATATTGAGACTTTCAGAGTTGTCATAAAGTTTTTTTTGTGCATAAGCATTTGCAACTTCTTAGATGTTTCGAGCATCGTAATTTCATGACGCATCAATCTCAAAATGAGAATGACCAGGACTGATATAGGACTAAAGTCCTATATCAGTCCTGGCGGATATCCTTTATAATTCGACTGTAAGGTTTGATATTAGCGAATTTGTTTTTTTTTATTGTAGAATCTTTCGTTTTCTTGAAAGTTGGCATGTGTATTGCAACATACATGTTTGGAAAGCGGGGGACTTAAAATGGAAAATCAAATAATTTCGTGTTTGCGATCAGAGGTAAAACCAGCGACAGGATGTACAGAACCGGTTGCGATCGCGCTGGCAGCAGCTTATGCCGCCAGAGGAATAGATCAACCGTGCGACATAGAAAAAATAGAGCTTACGGTTTCAACCAACATACTTAAAAATGCGATGAATGTAGGTGTTCCAAGAACCAAAAGGGTGGGACTTGAAATTGCTACAGTGCTCGGCGCTTTCGGCGATGCCGAAGAGGGCATGAACGTACTTAGCAAGTTGAGCGGTCCTCAGGTTTTGGATGCGCACAGGATGCATCAAGTCATTCCTGTGGAGCTAAAGCGTTTTGACGGCGGTGAAAAGATTCATATCGATGTGGTACTCCATGTAAAAGGATCACGACATCGTGCGACGATTTCAAAGCGTCATGACCAGCTGTGCTTCTACAGTGTCGATGACGTCGTATACTATCAGAACGAATGTACTGACCAATCGGGTAGCGCTGACTATACGCCGCTATTCAGCCATACTATTGAATCCTTGCTAAAAACAGTGGATTCCATGGATGTTTTATCGATTAGCTTTATGATGGATGGGTATCAGATGAATAAGGACATGGCGATGTACGGTTTAGAACATGGTCCTGGACTTGGACTTGGTAGGGCGATCGCTGCAAGCAGTTCAAAAGAAATCGATCCTTCACAGCTTATCACCTTTGCCATGCAGATGACTGCAGCCGCATCGGATGCCAGAATGGCAGGTGTGGATATGCCGGTCATGACTTCCAATGGAAGCGGCAATAACGGACTGACTGCTGTCTTACCGATTGTTGCAGCGGATATGATTTATAAGTTCGATCAGGATAAAGTGATCAGAGCTCTAGCCATGAGTCATTTGATCAACAGCTATATCAAGTATTACTTGGGTAGATTGTCTTCGGTCTGCGCTTGCGGAGTTGCTTCGGCAACGGGTTCCGCTATCGCTATCGGATATCTGCTCGGTATCCATATAAGTAAGTTACCGCATATCATCGACACCATGGTGGCGAATTTAAGCGGCATGACTTGTGACGGCGCTAAACTTGGCTGCTCACTAAAATTATCGACAGCGACCGCCGCGGGAATTCAATCTGTATACC comes from the Fusibacter sp. A1 genome and includes:
- a CDS encoding serine dehydratase subunit alpha family protein, translated to MENQIISCLRSEVKPATGCTEPVAIALAAAYAARGIDQPCDIEKIELTVSTNILKNAMNVGVPRTKRVGLEIATVLGAFGDAEEGMNVLSKLSGPQVLDAHRMHQVIPVELKRFDGGEKIHIDVVLHVKGSRHRATISKRHDQLCFYSVDDVVYYQNECTDQSGSADYTPLFSHTIESLLKTVDSMDVLSISFMMDGYQMNKDMAMYGLEHGPGLGLGRAIAASSSKEIDPSQLITFAMQMTAAASDARMAGVDMPVMTSNGSGNNGLTAVLPIVAADMIYKFDQDKVIRALAMSHLINSYIKYYLGRLSSVCACGVASATGSAIAIGYLLGIHISKLPHIIDTMVANLSGMTCDGAKLGCSLKLSTATAAGIQSVYLLKHNSYADMKNGIVGRSPEESIMNLSKLANEGMRPADNVITDILMSKI